From the Acetobacter aceti genome, one window contains:
- a CDS encoding MOSC domain-containing protein, producing the protein MRLILRSLHIYPVKSLHGLSMTELSLRPWGPENDRRWLIVDNAGQFITQRTYPVMATLHVSVTTEGLCLTHSSRPDLVVKHPSDQAHSVMVTVWKDTVPALDAGDEAAQWISEIIGLSCRLVYMPRPESARPCQWNGHAFTNSFSDGFPVLVTTLASLDDLNRRLDAPVPMDRFRPNLVVSGAKAWEEDSWARIRIGDTELSLVKPCSRCAMTTVDQNTGNIPNRKEPLATLARFRKQKDGVMFGQNALVEHTGMISVGDEVEILEFQPSGAEN; encoded by the coding sequence ATGAGACTGATCCTACGCTCGCTTCACATCTATCCCGTGAAAAGCCTGCATGGTCTTTCAATGACGGAACTCTCGCTCCGGCCATGGGGACCGGAAAACGACCGACGGTGGTTGATCGTTGATAACGCAGGACAATTCATCACCCAGCGCACATACCCGGTGATGGCGACACTGCACGTCTCGGTCACGACAGAAGGCCTCTGCCTGACACACAGCAGCAGACCGGATCTGGTGGTAAAACACCCTTCCGATCAGGCGCACTCTGTCATGGTCACGGTATGGAAGGATACAGTCCCAGCCCTCGATGCAGGCGATGAAGCCGCGCAGTGGATTTCGGAGATTATCGGTCTATCCTGTCGTCTGGTTTACATGCCGCGCCCGGAAAGCGCTCGTCCCTGCCAGTGGAACGGGCATGCCTTTACCAATTCGTTTTCCGACGGGTTCCCTGTTCTGGTCACGACGCTCGCCTCGCTGGACGATCTGAACCGTCGTCTGGACGCGCCCGTTCCGATGGATCGTTTTCGTCCCAATCTTGTCGTGTCCGGTGCAAAAGCGTGGGAAGAGGACAGTTGGGCCAGAATCCGGATTGGCGACACGGAATTGAGTCTGGTGAAGCCCTGCTCCCGCTGTGCGATGACAACCGTTGATCAGAACACCGGAAATATCCCCAACAGGAAAGAGCCTTTGGCCACCCTCGCCCGCTTCAGAAAACAGAAAGATGGCGTGATGTTCGGCCAGAATGCGCTTGTGGAGCACACAGGCATGATCTCCGTCGGTGATGAGGTGGAAATTCTGGAATTTCAGCCATCCGGGGCTGAAAATTAA
- the secG gene encoding preprotein translocase subunit SecG yields MITALLILHLLVTVSLIAVVLIQRSEGGGLGIGSSQGMGSFMSGRGTANLLTRTTAGLATAFMLLSLMLAVLNRGAVSGGSGHDILATPAPAESVAPAAPAPVQQSQPADASGAAQHP; encoded by the coding sequence ATGATCACCGCTCTGCTGATCCTTCATCTTCTTGTCACCGTTTCCCTGATTGCTGTCGTGCTGATCCAGCGCAGCGAGGGAGGTGGCCTTGGCATCGGCTCATCGCAGGGCATGGGTTCGTTCATGTCCGGTCGCGGCACAGCGAATCTGCTGACCCGCACCACTGCGGGGCTGGCGACAGCGTTCATGCTGCTGTCCCTCATGCTGGCGGTGCTCAATCGCGGCGCAGTTTCCGGCGGCAGCGGTCATGATATTCTGGCTACCCCGGCTCCTGCGGAGTCTGTCGCGCCGGCAGCCCCCGCTCCCGTCCAGCAGAGCCAGCCTGCAGATGCTTCCGGCGCTGCCCAGCACCCGTAA
- a CDS encoding DUF4422 domain-containing protein gives MSLKIYVAGHKKFSPPFDATYVPIIGGMSGYEEKGEVTDFIGDDTGDNISHLNNIFCELTVQYWIWKNDHTSDYVGLNHYRRFFQKKENGTNLFYKYIEGVKVVCEGNEIAAGDDFDFSNVDMIVPVKHHAEPVLQQYARFHVLEDMFLISEQIKKIQPDYVSACDFYFNHCNYFHHTNMIVAKKELFDEYSSWLFSLLMPLAEDKFFVNYDKLQMRVMGFLSERLLSVWILKNRKNLAIEERSYVQIKEL, from the coding sequence ATGAGCTTGAAGATATATGTAGCTGGTCACAAAAAATTTTCTCCGCCTTTTGATGCAACTTACGTACCGATTATAGGCGGCATGAGTGGCTACGAGGAAAAAGGTGAGGTCACTGATTTTATTGGTGATGATACTGGAGATAATATTTCGCACTTAAATAATATTTTCTGTGAACTGACAGTTCAATACTGGATATGGAAAAACGACCATACTTCAGACTATGTAGGGTTGAATCACTACAGAAGATTTTTTCAAAAAAAAGAAAACGGAACAAATCTGTTTTATAAGTACATCGAGGGAGTAAAGGTGGTTTGTGAAGGCAATGAAATTGCCGCTGGGGATGATTTTGATTTTTCTAATGTGGATATGATTGTCCCTGTGAAACATCATGCGGAACCGGTTCTGCAGCAATATGCAAGATTTCATGTGCTGGAAGATATGTTCCTTATCAGCGAACAAATAAAAAAAATCCAGCCGGACTATGTAAGCGCCTGTGATTTTTATTTTAATCATTGTAATTATTTTCATCATACAAACATGATTGTTGCAAAAAAAGAGCTGTTTGATGAATACTCTTCCTGGCTGTTTAGTCTGTTGATGCCTCTTGCTGAAGATAAGTTTTTTGTTAATTATGATAAGCTTCAGATGAGAGTGATGGGATTTCTTTCTGAACGGCTTTTGTCTGTCTGGATTCTTAAGAACAGAAAAAATCTTGCTATCGAAGAGAGAAGCTACGTGCAGATAAAAGAGCTTTAA
- the tpiA gene encoding triose-phosphate isomerase, which produces MSTPIIVGNWKMNGLNADSVDRVKQIIAGLTAEPVSGVEVVVCPPFTHLSLVHQTLNGSTVALGAQDCHKNDKGAHTGDIAPSMLRDVGTSHVILGHSERRRDHGEVDETVREKAVSAAQAGLTPIVCIGETEDQRQSGQTEDTLGWQIKGSLPDGFTGIVAYEPVWAIGTGLAATPDDIRTTVAFIRAELVRQFGDAGKSLRILYGGSVDAGNAASILSLPDVAGALVGGASLKPDAFLSIIRAVPTA; this is translated from the coding sequence ATGAGCACGCCCATCATTGTCGGCAACTGGAAAATGAACGGCCTGAACGCCGACTCCGTTGATCGCGTGAAGCAGATCATCGCAGGTCTGACGGCAGAGCCGGTTTCAGGAGTGGAAGTGGTGGTGTGCCCGCCCTTCACGCACCTGTCCCTTGTCCATCAGACGCTGAACGGCTCCACCGTCGCCCTGGGTGCGCAGGACTGCCACAAGAACGACAAGGGTGCGCACACAGGCGACATCGCGCCGTCCATGCTGAGGGATGTCGGGACGTCACATGTCATTCTCGGCCATTCCGAGCGTCGCCGTGATCATGGTGAAGTCGATGAGACTGTGCGTGAGAAAGCCGTCTCCGCCGCACAGGCTGGCCTGACGCCGATCGTCTGCATTGGTGAAACCGAAGACCAGCGTCAGTCGGGGCAGACGGAAGATACGCTCGGCTGGCAGATCAAAGGCTCTCTCCCGGACGGATTCACCGGCATTGTCGCCTATGAGCCGGTCTGGGCTATCGGCACCGGCCTTGCCGCAACGCCGGACGACATCAGGACGACAGTCGCCTTCATTCGTGCGGAACTGGTGCGTCAGTTCGGCGATGCTGGCAAATCCCTGCGGATTCTGTATGGTGGTTCCGTGGATGCGGGGAATGCCGCCTCGATCCTCTCCCTCCCGGACGTGGCCGGTGCTCTGGTCGGAGGCGCCAGCCTGAAGCCGGACGCTTTCCTGTCCATCATTCGCGCCGTCCCCACGGCCTGA
- a CDS encoding dihydroorotase codes for MHYDLIIRNGTCILPWGEVKTDVGVVAGRIASIDVASTDEAHEVIDAHGLHVLPGLIDAHVHLRDPGNPAVESIPTGTKAAALGGIATVFDMPNTNPAVTDAEMLRWKQEYASRESYTDFAFYVGATRENTKDLGEFETFDGVCGIKVFAGSSTGNLMIEDDEGIEAVLRHGHRRVSFHSEDEYRLRARKTQFGQTGMPCCNHSIWRDPECAFLGTRRITALSVKTGRPVHILHTSTEEEFRFLENYRHLVTTEVLANHLTQIAPECYDQLGTLAVMNPPIREERHFEAAWRALRNGMVDVVSSDHAPHSLEAKAKPWPECPSGMTGVQTLVPLMLDHVNAGRLSLTRLVDVMAAGPARVYGMMAKGRLSVGYDADFTLVDMKAERRITNDWIATPAGWSPFDGKEVKGWPIATVVRGTVVMREDEILGEPLGQLVRFLP; via the coding sequence ATGCATTACGACCTGATTATCCGGAACGGCACCTGCATCCTTCCGTGGGGTGAGGTGAAAACGGATGTTGGTGTTGTGGCGGGACGGATTGCGAGCATCGACGTCGCTTCGACTGATGAAGCGCACGAAGTCATTGATGCGCACGGGCTGCATGTCCTGCCGGGACTGATTGATGCGCATGTGCATCTGCGTGACCCGGGAAATCCGGCTGTTGAAAGCATTCCCACAGGAACAAAGGCTGCTGCGTTGGGCGGAATCGCCACGGTGTTCGATATGCCGAACACCAACCCGGCCGTAACGGACGCCGAGATGCTGCGCTGGAAGCAGGAATATGCCTCCCGTGAATCCTACACAGACTTTGCATTCTATGTCGGTGCAACACGGGAAAACACCAAGGATCTGGGTGAGTTCGAGACGTTTGACGGTGTCTGCGGAATCAAGGTGTTCGCGGGATCATCCACAGGCAATCTGATGATTGAGGATGACGAAGGGATCGAGGCCGTGCTGCGCCATGGCCATCGCCGCGTCTCTTTTCACTCGGAAGACGAATATCGTCTGCGCGCCCGGAAAACCCAGTTCGGACAGACCGGAATGCCGTGCTGCAATCACAGCATCTGGCGCGATCCGGAATGCGCTTTTCTCGGTACGCGCCGGATTACGGCTCTTTCAGTGAAGACGGGACGTCCGGTCCATATTCTGCATACCTCCACGGAGGAAGAATTCAGGTTTCTTGAAAACTATCGTCATCTGGTCACGACGGAAGTACTGGCCAATCATCTGACGCAGATTGCACCGGAATGTTACGATCAACTCGGCACTCTGGCGGTGATGAACCCTCCGATCCGTGAGGAGCGCCATTTCGAAGCGGCATGGCGCGCCCTGCGGAATGGCATGGTGGATGTCGTCTCCTCCGACCATGCTCCGCATTCACTGGAAGCAAAAGCGAAGCCCTGGCCTGAATGTCCCTCCGGCATGACCGGGGTGCAGACGCTGGTTCCGCTGATGCTGGATCATGTCAATGCCGGTCGTCTGTCTCTGACCCGTCTGGTGGACGTGATGGCCGCCGGTCCTGCCCGCGTATATGGCATGATGGCGAAAGGTCGTCTGTCAGTCGGCTACGATGCCGATTTCACGCTTGTGGACATGAAAGCCGAGCGCCGCATCACCAATGACTGGATCGCCACGCCTGCGGGCTGGTCGCCTTTCGATGGGAAAGAGGTCAAGGGCTGGCCGATCGCGACGGTTGTGCGTGGGACAGTCGTGATGCGTGAGGATGAGATCCTTGGTGAGCCACTCGGGCAGCTTGTGCGTTTTCTGCCCTGA
- a CDS encoding CTP synthase, whose product MTRFVFITGGVVSSLGKGIASAALAALLQARGYKVRLRKLDPYLNVDPGTMSPYQHGEVFVTDDGAETDLDLGHYERFTGVNATRADNTTTGRVYSEVIARERRGDYLGGTVQVIPHITDAIKERVVADTEGLDFCLVEIGGTVGDIESLPFLESIRQLRNDLGVENTMVVHLTLLPWIPSAGELKTKPTQHSVKELQNVGLQPQILLCRCDRPIPENERRKIANFCNVRPQAVIAARDVDTIYECPLSYHAEGLDTEVLHYFGLPHDQEPDLSGWKKIVETIRAPAGEVRIAVVGKYTAMLDSYKSLNEALLHGGIANNVRVNLDWVEAESFEKDPAKLKCLDGVDGILVPGGFGERGAGGKIEAVRYAREKNIPFLGICFGMQMAVIECARNLAGIPDATSTEFGPAKEPLVGLMTEWARGNEMLRRREGGELGGTMRLGGYPAKLAEGSRAAEIYGTTTIRERHRHRYEVNVHYRDRIEAAGLKFSGLSPDGILPEVVEYPDHRWFVAVQYHPELISRPFAPHPLFSGFIGAAADKAKEA is encoded by the coding sequence ATGACGCGGTTCGTATTTATCACCGGTGGTGTGGTCTCTTCTCTTGGCAAGGGAATCGCTTCGGCGGCTCTTGCTGCCCTCCTTCAAGCTCGTGGATACAAGGTCCGGCTACGCAAGCTTGACCCCTATCTGAACGTCGATCCGGGCACGATGAGCCCGTATCAGCACGGCGAGGTCTTCGTCACTGACGATGGCGCCGAAACAGATCTTGATCTCGGCCATTATGAACGTTTCACCGGCGTAAACGCCACGCGTGCCGACAACACCACGACAGGCCGCGTGTATTCGGAGGTCATCGCCCGCGAACGCCGTGGCGATTATCTCGGCGGGACCGTGCAGGTCATCCCGCACATCACCGACGCCATCAAGGAACGTGTGGTTGCGGACACGGAGGGGCTGGATTTCTGCCTCGTGGAGATTGGCGGCACGGTTGGTGATATCGAAAGCCTGCCGTTCCTGGAATCCATCCGCCAGCTCCGTAATGATCTTGGTGTCGAGAACACCATGGTCGTGCATCTCACGCTGCTGCCGTGGATTCCGTCCGCAGGTGAACTGAAAACCAAGCCGACACAGCATTCCGTCAAGGAACTCCAGAATGTCGGTCTCCAACCACAGATTCTTCTGTGCCGCTGCGACCGTCCGATTCCGGAAAATGAACGACGCAAGATCGCCAATTTCTGCAATGTCCGTCCGCAGGCTGTCATCGCCGCTCGCGACGTGGACACGATCTATGAGTGCCCGCTGTCCTACCATGCGGAAGGTCTGGACACGGAAGTCCTGCACTATTTCGGCCTGCCGCACGACCAGGAACCCGATCTGTCCGGCTGGAAGAAGATTGTCGAGACCATCCGCGCGCCTGCTGGTGAAGTGCGGATCGCCGTGGTCGGCAAATACACGGCCATGCTCGATAGCTACAAGTCGCTCAATGAAGCCCTGCTTCACGGCGGTATCGCCAACAATGTCCGGGTGAATCTGGACTGGGTCGAGGCGGAGTCATTCGAGAAAGATCCGGCCAAACTGAAATGTCTTGACGGAGTGGACGGGATTCTGGTTCCCGGCGGCTTCGGAGAACGTGGCGCAGGCGGCAAGATCGAAGCCGTGCGCTATGCCCGTGAAAAGAATATCCCCTTTCTGGGCATCTGTTTCGGCATGCAGATGGCGGTCATCGAGTGTGCCCGCAATCTGGCAGGGATCCCGGACGCCACCTCAACCGAGTTCGGTCCGGCCAAGGAGCCGCTGGTTGGCTTGATGACCGAGTGGGCGCGTGGCAACGAGATGCTGCGCCGTCGAGAAGGCGGCGAGCTTGGCGGAACGATGCGTCTTGGTGGTTATCCGGCGAAGCTGGCGGAAGGTTCCCGCGCGGCAGAAATTTACGGCACGACGACCATCCGCGAGCGTCATCGTCACCGTTATGAGGTGAACGTGCATTACCGTGACCGGATCGAGGCTGCCGGCCTGAAATTTTCCGGTCTCTCACCAGACGGGATTCTCCCGGAAGTGGTGGAATATCCGGATCACCGCTGGTTTGTCGCCGTGCAGTATCATCCGGAACTGATTTCCCGTCCTTTCGCGCCTCACCCGCTCTTTTCCGGGTTCATCGGTGCGGCGGCTGACAAGGCGAAAGAAGCGTGA
- the kdsA gene encoding 3-deoxy-8-phosphooctulonate synthase encodes MSLQQTVILGDLEIGNSLPLVLIAGPCQIESAAHAMDTAAALAEICGEAGIGLIYKSSYDKANRSSIGSQRGIGMDKGLQILSDIREQFRIPVLTDVHSPEQCAPAAQAVDVLQIPAFLSRQTDLLLAAGETGAAINVKKGQFLAPWDMTHVAKKIASTGNERIMLCERGTSFGYNTLVNDMRSLPIMATTGYPVVYDATHSVQQPGGLGTASGGQREFAPILARAAVAIGVAAVFLETHEDPDAAPSDGPNMIPLREMPAVIRRLQAFDALAKTYSAE; translated from the coding sequence GTGAGTCTCCAGCAGACAGTCATCCTCGGAGATCTGGAAATCGGCAACAGCCTGCCGTTGGTGCTGATTGCCGGTCCGTGCCAGATCGAATCCGCCGCCCACGCCATGGACACGGCGGCGGCGCTGGCGGAAATATGTGGCGAAGCCGGGATCGGGCTGATCTACAAAAGCTCCTATGACAAGGCGAACCGCAGCAGCATCGGCTCACAGCGTGGTATCGGCATGGACAAGGGTTTGCAGATCCTGTCCGATATCCGCGAGCAGTTCAGGATTCCGGTTCTGACGGATGTGCATAGCCCCGAGCAGTGCGCGCCTGCGGCTCAAGCTGTCGACGTATTGCAGATTCCTGCATTTCTCTCCCGCCAGACGGACCTGCTGCTAGCCGCCGGTGAAACCGGTGCTGCGATCAATGTGAAGAAGGGACAGTTTCTTGCGCCGTGGGACATGACCCACGTAGCGAAGAAAATTGCTTCGACCGGCAATGAACGCATCATGCTCTGCGAGCGTGGCACCAGCTTCGGCTACAACACGCTGGTCAACGACATGCGCTCACTGCCGATCATGGCGACCACCGGGTATCCGGTAGTGTATGACGCCACACATTCGGTGCAGCAGCCGGGTGGACTTGGCACAGCATCGGGTGGACAGCGTGAGTTCGCTCCCATTCTGGCGCGGGCAGCCGTGGCGATTGGGGTTGCTGCCGTCTTTCTTGAAACACACGAAGATCCTGACGCCGCGCCGAGTGACGGGCCGAACATGATCCCGCTGCGGGAAATGCCTGCCGTTATCCGCAGACTTCAGGCGTTTGATGCGCTTGCCAAGACGTATTCGGCAGAGTGA
- a CDS encoding peptidylprolyl isomerase: MISFLRRFVVESWLGRVLAIVIFLAFVGWGVGDVLTNMADDPAIVAKVGSQKITTHDFAAALQAEMPRIAQQMGMPDVAHIPANVRQPMANEILQRLIGQAQVLAAARDYGIQVPDAAVRDEIFAMPYFQGRNGQFDRQKFNAMLANAGMTEQRLIGLVRDDLTARAVMEPLSTGAHVPDLVVNRTYGFETVTRVLDVLRIPFSSQAEPATPDEATLKRFYDNHPWMFQSPEYRHARIVVLSPETVATQSPATDEELHQLYDARKDHFNQPELRSVQLVTSSDQAAAQAVQTLWKGGGDWTQIQAAAKNSAAVEFNDARPSVLPSATLQKLVFGARQGSIQGPEKTDTGWIVFRVTKVTPPHSESFDDAKSTLRDEIAKAKGPAMISASVPKLQDALAGGGMDTIPTGLGVTPAAGFLDAKGMTKDGTPAPLPASGELRDDIVARVFEQAKGAAPQLIEAKAQPQQGQPPASLGWYAVSVDEITPSQPQPYDAVKDKVLAAWKEQARHHEADEKATALYVAAGQKGDVAAVAPVGSDLQKNVMISRARPVETLPRDLMGIALRMPVGRSVMVEDDKGFVVATVTAVQHPDPKADTIGIGRVRDGMTESLSSDMTAAFIQSLSERYKAKIIAAGARAAMTQAGFGDGS; encoded by the coding sequence ATGATTTCCTTCCTCCGCCGCTTTGTTGTTGAATCCTGGCTTGGTCGTGTCCTCGCCATCGTCATCTTTCTGGCCTTCGTGGGCTGGGGTGTGGGCGATGTGCTGACCAACATGGCCGACGATCCCGCCATCGTCGCCAAGGTCGGTTCCCAGAAGATCACCACCCATGACTTCGCGGCGGCCCTGCAGGCGGAAATGCCGCGCATCGCCCAGCAGATGGGGATGCCGGATGTGGCGCATATTCCCGCCAACGTCCGTCAGCCTATGGCGAATGAAATCCTGCAGCGGCTGATCGGTCAGGCGCAGGTGCTGGCGGCGGCGCGTGATTACGGCATTCAGGTGCCCGATGCCGCCGTAAGAGACGAGATTTTCGCCATGCCCTATTTTCAGGGCAGGAATGGTCAGTTCGATCGCCAGAAATTCAATGCGATGCTCGCCAATGCCGGGATGACCGAACAGCGTCTGATCGGGCTGGTGCGGGATGACCTGACTGCGCGTGCCGTGATGGAGCCGCTGTCTACCGGCGCTCATGTGCCCGATCTGGTGGTGAACCGCACGTATGGCTTCGAGACCGTGACCCGTGTTCTGGACGTGCTGCGTATTCCTTTCTCATCCCAGGCCGAACCCGCTACACCGGACGAGGCGACTCTGAAGCGGTTTTACGATAATCACCCGTGGATGTTCCAAAGCCCGGAATATCGCCACGCCCGGATCGTGGTGCTCTCTCCTGAAACTGTCGCTACTCAGTCACCTGCGACGGACGAAGAGCTGCATCAGCTTTATGACGCCCGGAAGGACCACTTCAACCAGCCTGAACTGCGCAGTGTCCAGCTTGTGACGTCCTCCGATCAGGCGGCGGCGCAGGCCGTGCAGACCCTCTGGAAAGGGGGGGGTGACTGGACTCAGATTCAGGCCGCCGCCAAAAACAGCGCCGCGGTGGAATTCAACGATGCGCGCCCAAGCGTGCTGCCATCCGCCACTCTCCAGAAGCTTGTTTTCGGGGCGCGGCAGGGAAGCATTCAGGGACCGGAAAAGACCGACACCGGATGGATCGTGTTCCGTGTGACGAAAGTGACGCCGCCGCACTCTGAAAGTTTTGACGACGCGAAGTCGACGCTGCGGGATGAAATCGCAAAGGCGAAGGGTCCGGCGATGATCAGCGCCAGTGTGCCCAAACTTCAGGACGCGCTGGCTGGCGGAGGGATGGACACCATTCCGACCGGTCTCGGGGTTACCCCGGCCGCAGGTTTTCTCGATGCGAAAGGTATGACCAAAGACGGGACACCCGCTCCGCTTCCGGCCTCTGGCGAACTGCGTGACGACATCGTCGCACGGGTGTTCGAGCAGGCCAAAGGCGCCGCGCCTCAGCTGATCGAGGCGAAGGCTCAGCCGCAGCAGGGCCAGCCGCCTGCTTCTCTCGGCTGGTATGCCGTGTCCGTCGATGAGATCACGCCGAGCCAGCCCCAGCCTTATGACGCTGTGAAAGACAAGGTGCTGGCTGCATGGAAAGAACAGGCGCGTCACCACGAAGCTGATGAGAAGGCCACGGCGCTCTATGTTGCTGCTGGTCAGAAGGGTGACGTGGCGGCCGTCGCACCCGTCGGCAGTGATCTGCAGAAGAATGTGATGATCTCGCGTGCCCGTCCGGTCGAGACGCTGCCGCGTGACCTGATGGGCATCGCTCTCCGGATGCCTGTGGGACGCAGCGTCATGGTCGAGGATGATAAAGGCTTTGTGGTCGCAACGGTCACCGCCGTGCAGCATCCTGATCCGAAGGCGGATACGATCGGCATCGGGCGAGTGCGGGATGGTATGACTGAGTCGCTGTCGTCCGACATGACTGCCGCGTTCATTCAGAGCCTCAGCGAGCGTTACAAGGCCAAAATCATTGCCGCCGGCGCGCGTGCCGCAATGACCCAGGCCGGTTTTGGGGATGGTTCGTGA
- the trpE gene encoding anthranilate synthase component I, with product MRLATLDSPSRPACEAAWARGESSVVFAVDAADLLTPVAAYMRLAAMDGTDGRNTLLLESVEGGASRGRYSVIALKPDLLWRCHDGKAAINRNAMTDADAYEPVSEAPLDSLRRLVNESRLQLDDRLPPMTAGVFGYLGYDMVRQMERMPNAPVDDLGLPEAILMRPGLFAIFDTVTDELILAAPIRPRADDHPGAAFDRARKLIHEAQACLAAPLTVPQEPMVEALEPPRSTYTEAEFEDVVRRIQDYIAAGDAFQVVPSQRFSTPFGLSSLALYRSLRRINPAPFLFHLNLGGFSLVGSSPEILVRLRDGRMTVRPLAGTRPRGADAEEDRRLEEELLADEKERAEHLMLIDLGRNDVGRVSITGSVKVTEKFIIERFSHVMHISSNVEGMLKPGLDALDALVAAFPAGTLTGAPKIRAMEIIDEVERTRRATYAGCIGYFGAGGDMDTCIGLRMAVVKDGMMYVQAGCGVVADSVPSLERAETEHKARALFRAAEEAVRMAARN from the coding sequence ATGCGGCTCGCCACTCTTGATTCTCCCTCTCGCCCGGCCTGTGAAGCGGCCTGGGCGCGCGGTGAAAGCAGCGTTGTTTTCGCCGTTGACGCTGCTGACCTGCTGACACCGGTCGCCGCCTATATGCGGCTTGCGGCCATGGACGGGACGGACGGGCGGAACACGCTGCTGCTGGAGTCGGTCGAAGGTGGCGCAAGCCGGGGACGCTATTCCGTCATTGCCCTGAAGCCGGATCTGCTGTGGCGCTGTCATGACGGCAAGGCGGCGATCAACCGGAATGCGATGACCGATGCTGACGCATATGAACCGGTTTCCGAAGCGCCTCTGGACAGCCTGCGCAGGCTGGTCAATGAAAGCCGCCTGCAACTCGATGACAGGCTGCCTCCAATGACGGCCGGGGTGTTCGGCTATCTGGGCTATGACATGGTGCGTCAGATGGAGCGCATGCCCAATGCGCCGGTGGATGACCTCGGTCTGCCCGAAGCCATTCTCATGCGTCCGGGGCTGTTCGCGATTTTTGATACGGTCACGGATGAACTGATCCTTGCTGCGCCCATCCGGCCTCGTGCCGACGACCATCCGGGTGCAGCCTTTGATCGCGCCCGCAAACTGATCCACGAAGCGCAGGCCTGTCTCGCCGCACCGCTGACCGTTCCACAGGAGCCGATGGTTGAGGCGCTTGAACCGCCGCGTTCTACTTACACAGAGGCGGAATTCGAAGATGTGGTCAGGCGTATTCAGGACTATATCGCCGCTGGAGATGCGTTTCAGGTCGTCCCGAGCCAGCGTTTCTCGACGCCATTCGGCCTGTCCTCACTCGCGCTCTATCGCTCCCTGCGCCGGATCAATCCCGCGCCGTTCCTGTTCCACCTGAATCTCGGCGGTTTCTCTCTCGTCGGGTCGTCTCCGGAAATTCTTGTGCGTCTGCGTGACGGCAGGATGACGGTGCGTCCGCTTGCCGGAACCCGTCCGCGTGGCGCGGATGCGGAAGAGGACAGGCGTCTGGAGGAAGAACTTCTGGCTGACGAGAAGGAACGCGCCGAGCATCTCATGCTCATTGATCTGGGACGTAACGATGTCGGCCGTGTCAGCATCACCGGGTCGGTGAAGGTGACGGAGAAGTTCATCATCGAACGGTTCAGTCATGTCATGCATATTTCCTCGAACGTCGAGGGGATGCTCAAGCCGGGGCTGGATGCGCTTGATGCTCTCGTCGCCGCTTTTCCGGCAGGCACGCTGACGGGCGCTCCCAAGATTCGTGCGATGGAGATCATCGACGAGGTGGAGCGGACCCGTCGTGCGACCTATGCCGGGTGCATCGGGTATTTCGGTGCGGGTGGTGACATGGATACCTGCATCGGTCTGCGCATGGCGGTCGTGAAAGACGGCATGATGTATGTGCAGGCAGGTTGTGGCGTCGTGGCTGACAGCGTGCCGTCGCTGGAGCGCGCTGAAACAGAGCACAAGGCGAGGGCCCTGTTCCGTGCGGCTGAGGAGGCTGTCCGGATGGCGGCTCGAAACTGA